The DNA segment GGAATTGGTCATGCAAGCGGTGCTTGAATTAATTCCATTTCATACTCAAATGGTTTTCTCGAGCACAAGCATTTGCCTTCTAATTGCATTGTAATCGATCCTTTTATTCTTAATGTTGTCTAAATCTTCGTCTTATCCgcgaatattattataaattctaattAGCAATAAGAATCTAACAATATTAGTTAGAAATGGTCAAAGTTAATCAAACGTGTTAGACTCAAAACAAGCTTTTTTTGTTTAATTATGAGCATAATGCCAGACTCTAAGTCATCAAGATTATTATATCTATTCCAGTGGAATAATCGCAATACTGCTTTAAACTATGTCACATTTATTGACTGTCATCACAGtcaaataataaatattagaagAAAGAGGGCAGTCATCATGTACACAAGTAATATAAATTTATGCTGACTCTTCTCTCAATACTACAGGTATCCCACTAGTCCCATTATATGTATAAGACAAccccatgtatatatatatatatatatatatatatatatagaatgagTTGGTGCAAAGATAGAAATCGATGAGTACCATAATAATACGATCCCCTTATTGCAATCACATCAAAGTACATGAAGAAACATATTTGGCGACAGTAACATAGGAGGGAAGCCAAGGCAGGCCGTGCAGTATGGAGGAAAGAAGCAGCTCATCACCGACAGTATCACTCTCTTTCGCTCCGCCACTTACTTACCTCGACCCCGTAGCTTAATCGAGAATCCTGGCGCACCTGGTAATAACGCTGCAGCCGCGGCGGTAAGGGTTCGCTCGCCCGCTCCTTCTGCAGTTGTAGTAGGAATGGCCACGGCGGTTGCAGGGGACACGGTTGCGAGAGAGGGCGCCGTAGCTGATGAACCTTTGCCGGCCGTGAGCGGGGGACAGGAAGCGACGGGGGTCCTCCGCCTCCATGTCCAGCTCGTTGTCCTCGTCGAGGCACTCACCCACGAGCCCGTCACATGCGGGCGCGGCGTCCCCCAGCCCGTCTTCGGCGCTGGCAAAGCGGGCGAGCTTCCACGAGACCTCGGTGTCGATGGGGCCCATCGCCCACGTCCCGGCCACCGAGGCCGTGGCCAGGACGAGCAGGAGGAAGGCGAGGCGGAAAGCCATGCGCGGCACAAGTGTCGATGCCGGTTCAAGAACGGGGAGCGTCTCGAGAAGGCGTCTGCTGGGTTGGTCCCTTCCCTTCCTACGGAGGAAGTGGACGAGATGAATGAAGAAAGGGAAAGGGAGGGGGAGTTGGGGTAGTAAGTTATGGAGGGAAGACGTGGGGCGAGCTTCTGCATGGAAGTGGCGACTGAGGCGGGGCGTCGAACACTTGGAGGGCACGCCCGTTCGTTGAGGGTACAAAGATTGGCGAGGGTTCGCTGTATCTTGCGGTGTGCATGGCCGGTCAACGCCGGTTTCGAAGGGATTCACtgccaccatatatatatatatatatatatatatatatatatatgaattagaCGAGTAATAAGAAAAGTATGGAATGTCTCTATCAAGACtctaataagaagaaaaaaaaatgtttattattttcatatttattttaggAGTTTGTAATATATTTACGTATATTACACTGCTTTGCTTAAATAGAATTTGAAATTTTTAATTATTCTTGGGACTTAttcagataaaaaaaattagatatcatgattaaattttaattcGGATGAATTTTGGAGACCCTAATTCTATTTTatacatattttatttgattgaatCATCATTCTAGTTGTTGATAGCCACCAGCTTCTACATGGGTTAAAAATCCCTCGTGACCAATGAATGCTATTATAATGCAACACCCTTTAAACTcttagtgtttcgatcctttcgagatttctatacttatgaaagtaaaataaaaataatatataattaattataatatatatatatatatctatatatatatctatttatatatataaatacacagATATATAATCACAATTGTTCGCGATCCCAACAGTTGTATAGGAGCTGACAAATCCTTCTTGTAATTCTCAACACATGAGATCGGATTTAAGTCAGTTCCATCCACAATCCAAGTCTGAATCAAGTCCATGCAAAGAAAACAGGAAATAGAACACGCAACCTGGGGAGTCCAAATCCAGCATGAACATAGTGTTTAGTTTAGACGTGAAGCAACCAATTGCTCAGAACCATCCGTCCTACTTTGTGTATGTGTAATATAATTTACCAAAGGAGCAACATCAATCAACATGAAGCCAAGAAAACAAAGACGTTTAACTTCCAAGATCAATAACAGGTTTCAGGGTGGAGATCAAGTTTCACACTGGATATGGCATCAGAAAAATAAACCTTTCAATAACAATCCAACTTATCCACTGCTGGCATGGTAGGGCAGTATTATAACACTGGATACAACACATCTTTAATGTAAAATGCtcttatgcatatatatatattactttccGGCATCAGATTTCAGCTCCTCAAATGCCTAGTATGTATAAATGACTAGCAAAAATATCTGCTAGGCTAAAGAACAAACAAAATCCCGTAACAATTAACAGTGAGATTTAAGATAACAAAGTTGAGACAATCTGAACCAAAAAACATGATTTAGCTTCCATCACTTGGTAGCTGCTTAGGTAGGTAGACTAAGCATTCCAATCCTTATAAGGGTGTATCAAATGAGTGTATCGAATGATTACATAACCTAAACATGTAAGAAGTTGCACCATTATTCACAGGGCATGTTTCATTTAAAACAGTATTGGTTCAGCTTTTACCAACAATTTCGCTCACTCCAGCATCAATAAAAGAATCTCCCACCAACTTACCAAGAGTGATGTACACGGCGACTGCAAAATGAACACGAAGGCTATAGCACAGGTACTTGTCTTGCCATGGATACTGAGACAGATACATCCCCACTTCGGAAACTTGAATCCCTTAAGGAGTTGGTTCTCGCTAATGCATGATTCATAGCCCATTCGTTTCCAAGTGTCGTTGCTATCGGTCCCTCGCATCTCTGGCACATCCTAGCAAGTAATGCAGCCTTTCTTCTAGCCCTCTTTGTCCCGGTTAACAAGATGGTTTGGATCAACCCACCCAACACCTGCATCCTTGCTACCTTCTGTGTCACAGGTAAACCACTACGTCGACACATCTCCTGCAATGCTGCAACTGCATTTTCCTTTCCCTTCGGGGTTCCCCTCCTCATTAGACCCACCAGATTCGTAATCGCAGTGTCCTCACTCCCAACTGTCTGTGCCAAAATGGGGTGTCTCATGAGCAATGCCAGAGCACCGGCAGCCTCTTCCGCCACACATTCATCTCTCAGTGCCCCCACCAACGCTGAAACTGCACCTATATCCAACATCCGAGACCAGCTTTGCGGGTGAGTTGAAAGATTGAACAAGGCCATCACTGCATCTTTCTTCCCTCTCGAGCTTCCCTGCATCAGCAAATTGGCCAACGCTGCCACAACACCCTGCTCATCAACAATCATTTTCTTGAAGTCATGAACAGCAGACAGACTGAACAGTGTGGCTGCCGCATTCTCCCTTGCCTCATTGGTCAATCCATGCCTCAAAACATAAACAATCAATTTCAAGCATCCTTCCTCATCCATGATCCGGCTCTTGTTACCATCGTGAATGGATATGTTCAATATTGCGGTCACCGCATTCTCTTGAGCAACCGGATTCGAAGAACGTAAGAGCCGGCAGAGAGCAGGGATTGCCCCTGCCTCTGCAATGAAAGACCTGTTCTCCTTGCCAGTCTTTGCCAGCAACCTGAGCTCACAGGCAGCGACGGTCTTTGATTCCTGTGAACCAGCTGATAGCTGCTGCACTAAGATTCTTGACGTGGCTCTGTTTGCTTCGATTGCTGCTCTGCTGGCACATGCTGCCGCAGTGCTCTCAGCTGGAATGCCGGCGCCCTCAGGGGTTCCATATGGGATTCCATAGGAGGCACACCACTGGGAAATCAAGCTTGCCAGAGCTCTGTTTGGCACGAGACGGCTATTTGAAAGGGTCAGTCCCGAATTAGGGCAAGTGCGATGCCCTTCTTCCATCCACTGGGTGATGGATGCACGATCGTAAGTCTGACCTGTGGAGACGACCACCGGATCTTTCATCAGATCGAGTGAAATCGGGCAGCAGAAGTCCTTGGGGATCGTCAAGGAGAAACTACCGCTCCCCTGACTCAACAATCGCTTACTCGATGTCATACCCTGATCACTGAAAGGCTTCTTGACATCCATTTCTTGGAACCCAAACAGCAAGAACCTACAATACCGGGTGAGCGCGATGACTCCACTGACGAGAGGGAGATCCATGTCTTCCTCCTGATTAGAGATCTGCCCCTCCAAGAATTCGATCTCCGTCCGGCAGGCCCGAACATCGCGGATCCCCAGACGGTGGACGAACGTGTCCCGAAGCTCCGCAGGATCCGGAG comes from the Musa acuminata AAA Group cultivar baxijiao chromosome BXJ1-10, Cavendish_Baxijiao_AAA, whole genome shotgun sequence genome and includes:
- the LOC135596271 gene encoding U-box domain-containing protein 17-like produces the protein MTSPFAFLSFRRRRSPLSGAYFVPGDLSGAALFHALAALSADVARHSSLSQCRNARSLVRRIRILAVLFEFLEESFASSPSSPLPPWFPASAALCFRELYIFVYRTKLLLDYCSQSSRLWLLLRNPQISGNFHDLTQELATVLDVLPLDDLRLAADVREQIELLRRECRRSKLFVDPDDEELCRKIFFFLGQFETGEAPDPAELRDTFVHRLGIRDVRACRTEIEFLEGQISNQEEDMDLPLVSGVIALTRYCRFLLFGFQEMDVKKPFSDQGMTSSKRLLSQGSGSFSLTIPKDFCCPISLDLMKDPVVVSTGQTYDRASITQWMEEGHRTCPNSGLTLSNSRLVPNRALASLISQWCASYGIPYGTPEGAGIPAESTAAACASRAAIEANRATSRILVQQLSAGSQESKTVAACELRLLAKTGKENRSFIAEAGAIPALCRLLRSSNPVAQENAVTAILNISIHDGNKSRIMDEEGCLKLIVYVLRHGLTNEARENAAATLFSLSAVHDFKKMIVDEQGVVAALANLLMQGSSRGKKDAVMALFNLSTHPQSWSRMLDIGAVSALVGALRDECVAEEAAGALALLMRHPILAQTVGSEDTAITNLVGLMRRGTPKGKENAVAALQEMCRRSGLPVTQKVARMQVLGGLIQTILLTGTKRARRKAALLARMCQRCEGPIATTLGNEWAMNHALARTNSLRDSSFRSGDVSVSVSMARQVPVL
- the LOC103969404 gene encoding protein RALF-like 22; translation: MAFRLAFLLLVLATASVAGTWAMGPIDTEVSWKLARFASAEDGLGDAAPACDGLVGECLDEDNELDMEAEDPRRFLSPAHGRQRFISYGALSRNRVPCNRRGHSYYNCRRSGRANPYRRGCSVITRCARILD